The Deinococcus sp. YIM 134068 genome has a segment encoding these proteins:
- a CDS encoding cupin domain-containing protein, whose protein sequence is MRPDLLPPPQDGAVPNNALPAHVYRAALTGLTPTQIEAHLAARGWTNTWRNGIYPYHHYHSTAHEVLIIARGQASVTLGGEGGPQVTVGEGDVLLLPAGTGHRNDGGSADLLVIGAYAGGRDWDVCRPGETDMEEARARIERVPGWDRDPVD, encoded by the coding sequence AAGACGGCGCGGTGCCCAACAACGCCCTGCCTGCCCATGTTTACCGTGCCGCCCTGACGGGTCTCACGCCCACGCAGATTGAGGCGCACCTTGCCGCACGCGGCTGGACGAATACCTGGCGCAATGGCATCTACCCCTACCACCACTACCACTCCACCGCCCACGAGGTTCTGATCATCGCGCGTGGGCAGGCCAGCGTGACCCTCGGCGGCGAGGGCGGCCCGCAGGTGACGGTGGGGGAGGGCGACGTGCTGCTCCTGCCAGCGGGCACGGGCCACCGCAACGACGGCGGCAGCGCCGACCTGCTCGTGATCGGTGCCTATGCTGGGGGGCGTGACTGGGACGTGTGCCGACCGGGGGAGACGGACATGGAGGAGGCGAGGGCGCGGATTGAGCGCGTGCCGGGGTGGGACCGTGACCCGGTGGACTGA